The window GTGGCATCTCCGGCGCCCCTCCCTGCGAGGACCCCGGGTCCTGCGGGCTCTCCTGGCAGCGccccctctctttgtatttcCGCTGCTTCCTTAaggtattgccagattttgGCGTTCTCCTCCTGAAAGCTTCTCTGTTGATCTATGATCTTCATCTAAGCCGCCGTATGAATAGCCTGGGTGGTCTGAAAACCTTGTATCGCACTGAGGAGCTGTGTGGTATTGTAAGTCTCTTCTTCTTCAGGGCTCACCTCCTCCATCAGTGGTCCCAGGTTTCTGGGGGAAATTGGAATGGTCGGAACGGAACGCTCGACATTAGTCATGGAGCTGGTTGCTCCTACTTCCGGCGCTAGCGTCGTAACAAAGTCAGTTGGGGTTTGCATTTTGTTTGAAGCTCCGAGGTCACTTGTAATCcatgctcaccgcaccaaataatcagGGAATGCGGAACAGTGATCTGGATCTTCGTCGGGAAGGTTTGGCTTCTTCGGGGGTCGTCTCTATGCGGGGAACGGTTCCTGCAGaaactccgacgatcaagacagttagtagTTCGAGAGCGTATTCTAATCAAATGAGAGTGAGGTAGGAAAATAGTTACCCGATCCTCTCTTCCTTCCTTCATtggtatatttatatattgaattATCTTGGGCATGTGGGCCTTCTGTTACCCTGGCCCTTTCGCTGGTCGGGCACCGTTGGGCCTCTTGGGCCTAAGTGATATTCCGAAtcactatttatattaaaaaaaattaaatttcatatatacatataaaggctaattttttttttgggccCCCTTCAGCCATGGGCCCTAGGCCGGCACACCCCGGCCCtatgcccagggccggccctgccTATAGGatcttcccatacccgtccgGGTAATTTGTTTTGAGCTCATATACCCTTTTATATACGGGACAGATAATCTTATTAGAGTCGGGTAGTACCGTGTATCCGCGGATAGTGTCAATCTCAAaaccttacccgtttattttttcattACCCCTACCTGTCACATTACCCAAACGAGTATATTTCGTGAatcccatacccgtctcatTCAAATCGCGGGCACCCTTACCCGTCAAGGACCAatacataaaacaaaaataatacaaatttaataaatcatccctAAATAATTCATCTACAAATTTAACATTCCAAATTCAAAAATtctaatcaaccttaataaataaaaataaattggcTTAGCCGTAAAAGTCAATGGATGAAAGTCAAATATATGACGCATAACACGTACTCTAGGGGTATTCCCATATCCGTGAcgtgtaatttttttaaactcATACCCATCACGTATCCAATCATGTATGTATAATCTCGTTAGAATCGGATATCCACCGATAAAATAGCCATTATCATCACTATATACTAATAACATGCGAACCAAACTAGCCCATAACCCTAATATTTTGCATTGAATGCACATAATGAGCATCAAAGAGTTatagtgaaaaagggaaatttTGTTTAGGAGAAAAAAAGGTGGAGGAAAATTCCAAGTGAGAATACGCGTATGATCCATGGATTTGATTTTTGGTTGGTCATGAAATCATAATGGAgaagacattttcaaattaaaatagTAGGAATTACATaagaagaattaaaaaaataaacaaaaataaaaatctaagCTTTGACTGAAACAAGAATTTCATAAGAATACTtttttaacaagaaaaaaaaaagcaaaatcggATTTGGTAAACGCTTTCcttcacttcttcttcttcttcctcctctctccccttctccttcttcctttctGTAATTTCTgtttatatgattgaaattgaaataagTAGTACTATATATTATGAGTAGGCACTCAGTAGCAGGTGCTTCTCGCACCTCCAAACGCACCCCTTTCTTCCAGAGGATCAAGGTTTTGCTTACTTTTTAATTTCCCCCCTTTTTTAtgtatttgattttgattttgatgttcAGTCCTTGAATTTCATGTAGAGCGCCGCCTGCTTAGATTCGTCTCCCCCTGACTCAGGGAAagggaaaagtaaatcatcgaATAAACGGATGTCTCATGGGTTTCAGTTAGTAGAAGGTAAATCCGGCCATGATATGGAAGATTATCATGTAGCTGAGTATCGGAAAATCAAGAATCATGAACTTGGATTATTTGCTATCTTTGATGGGCATCTTGGCGATCGTGTTCCTAGTTATTTGAAAGACAATCTTTTCCTTAACATACTTCAAGAGGTATGTGACTGTCTTCTAGGTCTCCTCTTTTAATTTCTTATACTCTGCTATTTAATTTCATTTTGATTCCTTGTTCTGTTTTTACAGCCCAACTTCTTAGATGATCCTAGGACTGCAATTAAGAATGCTTATCGGAACactgataaatatatattagagAATTCTATTAATTTGGGACCTGGTGGCTCTACTGCTGTTACTGCTATTGTTATTGATGGAAAGGACTTGTGGGTTGCTAATGTTGGTGATTCTAGAGCTGTTGTTTGTGAAAGAGGTTCTGCTAATCAGCTTACTGTTGACCATGAGCCGCATATGGAACGGAAAAGAATTGAGAAACAGGGTGGCTTTGTCACTACTCTTCCTGGTAATATAATGGCTGAGCTTTTAATTGTGCAGCACTTGTGTATTTTGTGCAAGTTTTTAGCTCATTTTGGATTGAGGAACTGATAAATCGTTTTCAGGTGATGTACCCAGAGTTAATGGACAACTTGCTGTTGCAAGAGCTTTTGGAGATCAAAGTCTTAAAGCACATTTGAGTTCAGAACCTGATGTAAGACATGTGCCCCTTGATTCGACTATGGAGTTCATTATATTAGCGAGTGACGGTTTGTGGAAGGTCAGTCGTTATAGCACCTCTCATAAGTGGTTCGCTTTTGTGTCGATTTGACATTTTTCTGATTACTTGCCCTTAATATCTGTTGTTTGTTGATATTACAAGCAAACTGGATTAGGGTTGTTCTACTAAATATAGGATCAAACTCTAGTTCCCACTTCTTTGTCTAGATATGCATATATGGCCTCTTATGTTACACGGACACTTCTCTTTAGTAGTGTTTCCTCGTTTCGTATCCGTATCCGTTTTCTTTTGGAGACTATTTTGggaaggttatgttttagaaacaACGTTTTCTGTGTCCATATCCATGTCCATATCCGTGCAACAAGATGGCCTGAGTTGtcttataatataattatattagcAAGTGATGGTTTGTGGAAGGTCAGTCGTGATAACACCTCATAAGTGGTTAGCTTTTGTgtcattttcacatttttttggtTACTTGCTTGTCCCTTAATACTTGTCGTTTGTCGATATTACAAAGCAAACGGATTAGAGTTCTTCTACTAAATGTTGGATCAAACTTTACTTCCCACTTCTTTTCCTGACATATGCATATATGACCTCTTATGTTACACATACACTTCCCTTTAATAGCGTTTCACGTCGGTTTCATATTCGTATCCATTTTCTTTTGGACACTATTTTGggaaggttatgttttagaaacaACGTTTTTTGTGTCCATATCCATTTCCGTCCCCGTGCAACATTGATGGTCTCAGTTGtcttataatataattatattagcAAGTGACAGTTTGTGGAAGGTCAGTCGTTATAGCACCTCATATGTGGTTAGATTTTGTGTCATTTTGACATTTTTTTCTGATTACTTGCTTGTCCCTTAATATCTATCATGGGTCGATATTACAAGCAAAGCGGATTGGAGTTCTTCTACTAAATCTAGGATAGGATCAAACTCTCCTTCCCACTTCTTTTGCTGACATATGCATATATGGCCTCTTATGTTACACATACACTTCTCTTTAATAGCGTTTCACGTCCGTTTCGTATTCGTATCTATTTTCTTTTGAAGGCTATTTTAGGAAGGTTCTGTTTTAGAAGCAACGTTTTCTGTGTCCATATCCATTTCGGTTTCCGTGTCcatgtccgtgcaacatagatggCCTCAGTTGTCTTATAATATACTTATATTAGCAAGTGACAGTTTGTGGAAAGTCAGTCGTTATCCCCTCACATGTAGTTATCTTTTTTgtcattttcacattttttcaatTACTTGCTTGTCCCTTAATACTTGTCGTTTGTCGATATTACAAAGCAAACCGGATTAGATTTCCTCCACTATATGCAGGATCAAACTCTACTTCCCACTTCTTTGCCTGACATATGGATATATGGCCTCCTATGTCACACTGACACTCTTTAGTAGCGTTCCTTGTTTCGTGTTCATGCCCGTGTTCTTTTAAAGACTATTTTGTGAAGGTTGTGTTTTAGAAACAACGTTGTCCGTGTCCATATCCGAGTCTGTGCAACATAGATGGCCTCAGTTTGCTTCAAGATTTCCAACTATAGCTGATGCGAAAGATTTGCCTTGAAAATTCTTGGTGATACCTTTTTTCTCTCTAGAGAATGTTGTTCTTACTATTTGTTTCAGTTAACATCTAGTTGGTTCCAGTTAACTAGTGAAGGACCGTCGTAGCAGAAGCCTGAAACTATGGAAGTTAATGAtaatttgaaaattgaaaagttCATAGGCCTAAATTTATGCATGTCGATAGTAAAATTAGATTGGGACGAAAACTAAGGATATATGAGCATTTTGTTGTTTTACATTCATAGATGCACTAAATTCTACATTGCCTGTCATTTTCATGTCTCCTATTTACAATTCTTGCAAGGacgggataaggtgcaaaaatgccTCTAACGTTGCAAACCAAGAGCAATATTACCCCTAAGGTTAGAAATTGTACAATTAAGGACCTAACATTTgtaaattgatccaattttagACACCCTTAACAGATTCCCTAACTCTGTTAAAATTGATCCTTTCCCCTAATTTACAGGGCTTTCATCACATTGGTTTCTCATTTTCCTCAATTTTACTACTTCTAACAGTAATCCATTCCTCACCCCAATTCAAACTCGATTCAAGATCACATCCCATCAAACACTTAATCCTCTCAGCTGGAGAATTTCGATTTTGAAAAGTTCGAATTTGATAAATGTTCAACTTGCAAATCCTGATTAGGACTTTCTAATCCGTCCATGGAATCCCAGAAATCCTAATCCAACACACAGCTTGGAGAACAACTCATACTAACCTCTTTAACATCAACAAAAGGATGGTCAAGCAACTCTTTAACAGTCcatctctctctcagatctctCTTTAAACCCT of the Euphorbia lathyris chromosome 7, ddEupLath1.1, whole genome shotgun sequence genome contains:
- the LOC136235071 gene encoding probable protein phosphatase 2C 44 translates to MSRHSVAGASRTSKRTPFFQRIKSAACLDSSPPDSGKGKSKSSNKRMSHGFQLVEGKSGHDMEDYHVAEYRKIKNHELGLFAIFDGHLGDRVPSYLKDNLFLNILQEPNFLDDPRTAIKNAYRNTDKYILENSINLGPGGSTAVTAIVIDGKDLWVANVGDSRAVVCERGSANQLTVDHEPHMERKRIEKQGGFVTTLPGDVPRVNGQLAVARAFGDQSLKAHLSSEPDVRHVPLDSTMEFIILASDGLWKVMQNEEAVELVKPIKDPQAAAKRLTSEALARKSKDDISCIVIRFG